Within Sorangiineae bacterium MSr11367, the genomic segment CCCGACCAGGACTACTTACTCGTCGGTATCGTCGTCATCGCCCCCTTCAACGTCGTTGACGCTGGGGAGCTTCTTGATTTCAAGTCGCGAGATCTTCCACGCCCGTTGCACGACCCAGGAGAGTGACCGGTCGAGGCGAGCGGCCTCTTCCTTGATCTCCTGGAGCATCGACTCAGGGAAGTAGAGGCTTTGCTTCCTTTTGTCGGTCTTGGATTCCACATTCCGAACGCTACCGCTCGGGTCTTTGTCACCAATGCCCAAGGTCGACCTCCATTTTCCGTCTACCTGCCACCCTAGAGTACCAGCTATTTTTTGGACCTGACTACGATAAACAGCGAGGAGCAAAAGGTTTGCTAGCATCGATAGGTCAAGATGAACGAAGCAAACCTGGGCGACCGTTCGCAAGGGAGCGTCGAATCGTCGGAGCTTGAAGTAGGAAATCCCGGCGAGAATCGGCGAAAACGACATCGAAGCGCCATCCTTCGTGGCGTTGCCATGGGTGCGCTGGCGTTTGCCGGTGGGTTGGTAGGGACGGTGTTCGTCTCACCGCTGCTGGCCAATGCGACGCCTCAAGCGGAGAACCCCTACGCGGCGACGTTGCAGCTCGGCCGTGTACTGGTTCAGGTCGAGAACAACTACGTCGAGCCGGTCGAGCGCACGAAGCTCGTCAATGGTGCGATCGCAGGGATGGTGGAGCAGCTCGATCCCCACTCGTCGTACTTGCCGCCGCAGGAGTTCACGGCGTTTCAAGACGATACGGAAGGAAAATTCGGCGGTGTCGGGATCGAAGTGGACGTGCGCTCCGACGCCATCACCGTGCTCGCGCCCATCGAGGGAACACCGGCGGAGCGCGCGGGCATTCGCAGTGGCGACCGCATCATCGGCATCGATGGTGAGCAGGTACTGTCGTCGTCGCTCGACACGATGATCAAGCGCATGCGCGGCAAGCCGGGGACGCACATCAAGTTCACGGTCCGCCGCGAGGGGGTGAAAGAGTCGCTCTCGTTCGACCTGGTGCGCGAGGTGATCCACGTCTCGAGTGTGACGTCGAGGGTCCTCGACGGAAATATCGGGTACGTGCGGATCAAGCAGTTCCAAGATCGGACGCACGAGGAGCTTTTGCGCGCCGCAGCGCAGTTGCGCACGCGATTGGGCGAAGCGACTCGAAGCGTCAACGGGAAGCCGGCGCCGGCCGCATCGCTTGCCGGTGTGCTGCTCGATCTGCGGAGCAACCCGGGCGGGTTGGTCGACGAGGCGGCCGAGGTCGCGGACGAGTTTCTCTCCAGCGGCGGTATCTACACGACGCGTCACCGCGGACAGACGATCGACGACGTGCGTGCGCGCGGGGGCGGGGCCTTCAGCGAGGTGCCCATCGTCGTTCTGGTGAACGAGTGGAGTGCGAGTGCGTCGGAGTTGGTGGCGGGCGCGCTGCAGGACAATCGGCGCGCGACGGTCGTGGGGGCGAACACCTTCGGCAAGGGCAGCGTGCAGTCGATCATCGAGCTCCCCGGTGGCGCGGGGCTGCGTCTCACCACGGCGCGTTACTACACGCCGGGCGGGCGATCGATTCAGGCCGAGGGCATCCATCCCGACGTGCTCCTCGGGGCCAAGTCGAGCGATCCCAATGCGCTGCGCGCCGTGCACGAGCGCGATCTCGAAGGCCACCTCGCCGGTGAGACGCGCAAGACCACGACGACGGTGGCGAACGCGCCGGCCGCGCGCATGGCGCCCGATGGCGGCACGCTCGAGCCCATCGAAACGCGGGACATTCCCAGCGATCCCACGAAGAGCAAAGACTTCGTTCTACGCACCGGCTACGAGGTCTTGCGCGACAAGCTGGCCGGCAAAGTACCTCCGCCGCCTCACAAGTAACGCACGGACACGATGGTGAGCTCGATCTCACCATTGGGACGTCGCAACGTGACGACGTCGCCCTCTTCCTTCTTGAGGAGGGCGCGACCGATGGGGGAGCGCCAGCTAATATGGCCGCGTTTCAGGTCGATCTCGTCCTCGCCCACGATGCGGTACGAGGCGCGCACGCCCTCTTCGTCCTCCACTTCGACGGTGGCACCGAAGAAGATGCGGTCCGTCGATGCCGGCTCGGTGACGACTTGGACCGCCTCGAGCCGCTTGGTGAGGAAGCGCATGCGCCGGTCGATCTCGCGCAGTCGCTTCTTGCCGTAGATGTATTCGGCATTTTCACTGCGGTCGCCTTGCGCGGCGGCGTCGGCGACTTCTTGCACGACCTTGGGTCGCTCCTGCGAGCGAAGGTACCCGAGTTCGTCCTGCAGGCGCTTGGCGCCTTCTTTCGTGATGTAGTTCGGATCGGCCATCGAAGAGAGGGTTTAGGGGTTACGGTTTAGGGAAGAGAAACGGCTCTCTTCTTCACTAAACCCTAACCCCTAAACCCTAAACCCTTCACTCTCGATCGCGGAGGGCGCGGTTTTTCAGCTCGAGGTAGTAGCTGACGAGGTCGCGTTCGCGGTGGCCGCGCGACAGAAGGCGGAGCACGCGGCCGAAGGGCCACACGCGCGTCTTGGCTGGCACGACCATGGCCCAGTAGCCGATTTCGGTGGGGGCGATGTCGACCCATTCGGCTTCCAAGGTGCGTGCGAGGATCTCGCTCAGGAATGCGCCGTGGCGGCGTACGAAGAGGTGCTCTTCGCGGGTGCGGATGGTGCCGTCGGGGAAGCGGTCCTGAAGGATCGCTTGGATCTGCTCGATGCTCTCCACCGTGGTGCGAAGTTGGATCTGGTGCTTCTCGCGGTACTCGCGCCCGAGGCGGCGGGCCATGTGCGTGAAGAGGATGCGCGCTTCGAGCGACGTCTTGGGCAGCTCGCCCTCGAGCGGTGCGATCTGGCCGTGAAGGCCTGGCGGGAGGCTCAGGGTTTCGGCCAATTCGGGCGGCGCCGGCGTGAGGCGTGGAAGACGCTGCGGGCGCAGGCCCTGTGCGATCGGCGGGACCGGCGGCGGATCGCTCTGGTACGCCGGCATCGACGCGCCACGCATGGTGCCGGCGGGCGACGACGGCGAGCGCGTGGGACCGCTCGGGGTCGGGCGGTTGTCGAGGCTCGGCTCCGGGCCCGAAGGCGTCTGCCGCGTATCGGCCGCGGTGGGCAGCCTGCGCTGCGTGACCAGCGCCAGGGGCGTGGACGCCGACGCTTCCATCTTCTCGGTCTGATCCGGGTTCGGCCGGGGCGGAGGCGGAACCTCGGGCGAGGCGTGTCCTTCCACCGTGATCACCGGTGCGACGGGGACCATCGGCTCCGTTTCCGCAGCGATGACGTTGATCGAAGGGGGCCGCGGCGGTGCGGCCGCCGAGTTCCACACGCGCGTGCGGCGTGAGCGGTCCGGCGGAGCCTCCGAATACACCGAGGGCACCGAGATGGGCGGCGGCGGTGGTCGCGACAGGGCGGTGGGCCGCGGCACGGTGAGGCGCGAGGGCTTGCGCGGCAGCGCCAATGCGAAACGCGACGACGGCCGCTCCTTGGCAGCGGCGATGCGCTGCGAGGCGCGCGTCTTGTTCGCGATGTGCAGCGATGGAAGGCTATGCCCATCGTCCCATCCGCGATCGAGTGGCGACATCACCGCCTCGGAACGATCGACGCGGTCGTTGCCGTGGTAGCTCGTTCGGCTCGACGACGGCGACGACGCCAAAATGTCGTCGGCGCGCTCGCGGGTGGTGCGCGTGGACTGGGTGCTCAGCAGCACCGCGCGCGCGAACGGAACCGCGCGATCCGGCTCGCCTGCCGCAAGCCATGCCTGCGCCGCCAAAAGTGACAGCTCGGGGAAGGCTTGCGTCGCGCAGAGCGACTCGACCCTCTCGGCGATCATTCGCGGTGGCTCGGCTCCGAGCAGCAGCGCGGCGCGGGATCGGAGGTACACCGTGACGGGTCTCTTGCCGCGCGATTTTTCGAGCTGCTCGATGCGCACGAGCGCGCCCGTCAAAGCGGCATGATCCCCTTTGCCTAGACCAAGTTCGATGGCCCAGGCTTCGGGTTCGGACAGAGGTCCGGCGGAAGGAGGCGGCGGGAGTGTCAACGAATGTTGGATGCGCGAAAAGCCATCGTGCGAAAGCCCTTTTTCAAGGAAAGCCTCCAAAAGATCGTCGACGCGTCGGATTGGCGCTTCCGCTCCCTCGTCGAATGGGTCGCCGGCGAGGCTGCGCAACGCATGAATCAACGCGCGAATCTCCCGCGAAGTCGTGCCTTTGCCGACGTCCGCGTTCGCACCGACGAGCAGCACCTCCGCATCCGCCGGCGCGCGGCGCAGAAGGCTCGCGAGCGCAATCGACTGCATCGTCACCGGCGCATGCGCCAGCCCGAGGCTCTCCGCAATGGCGCACAAATCCAGTACGAGTCCTTCGTAGCCCGCGCCATCGCCATGAAAGACATGACCATCGAAAAGTTCCGCGGGGCCTAGCTCGAGGAGCACCTGCCGCGCGGCGGCTCCGCGTGCGAAACGATGCGCCGTCCAGCGCAGCGCCGCCGTGGCCTCGTCGACGGCCATTTCCGTGACGCCCGCAGCTTCGAGCCGGGCCAGGGCGGCTCCGGCGGTCGTGCGATATCCACCTTCATCGGCCTCGGAACGGACGAACAGCGCACACTCCGCTGGAGGCGATTCGGCGTCGGACCGAAGCACGGTGCGACCGGCTATCTCGAGTGCGCAAAGAGACATCGTTTCTAGTGCAGTATAACCATCAGAATTGTGGATCTTTGTAGGAGAGCGCGCCTATAACCCTCGTAGGACCCTCATGAGAAATCGCTCTCTGGTAGCTCCACATGTCACGGCAAAACGAGTGTTTCTGGCTGCGCTGATCACGTCGGCCACGCTCGGGTCGTTCGCGCTCCTCGGCGCTGGTTGCGGCGGCAAAAAGCCCCCGAAGCCCGCGGAGCCGGCCCTCATCGACACCAGCGCCGATGCCGGCTTCGATGCGGAACCGGAAGACGCGGGCCCTCCGGCCCCCAAATCGCTTTTCGAGCGCCTCGGCGGCAAAGACGGCATCGACAAGCTGGTCGAGTCGCTCGTCCAGAACGTGACGGCGGACGGCAAGCTCAAGAAATCGTTCTCGAAGGTCAAAGGGGAGAAACTCAATAACTTCAAGACGAGCCTCTCCGAACAAATTTGCGAGATCTCGGGTGGTCCCTGCAAGTACCAAGGCAAGGACATGAAGTCCGCCCACGAGAGTATCAGCATCAACGATGCGCAGTGGGATGCCTTCGTTCAGGATTTCAGCGCGGCCCTGGATGAGAACAAGATCGAGGAAAACGAGAAGAACGAGCTGATGGCGCTCTTTGCTCCGCTTCGGGCCGACATCGTCGGGCCGAAGAAGAAGAAGTAGCCGATCGCACGAATGAAAGCCGCCGCCGACGCCATTCTCCGTCCCGAGCAAGCCGCCTATCTGGAGGCCCTCGAGCCCCCGCGCGATGCGCTGTTGGTGAAAATGGAGGCGCGTGCCGCCGAACGAGGTTACCCGGTGAGCGATCCCGAGGTGGCCTCGTTCCTCGCGGTCACGGCACAGGCGCGGCGGCCGCGTCTCGTGGTGGAGTTGGGGACCAACATCGGGTACGGCGCCATCGTGCTCGCCCGCGCGGCGGGGCCCGAGGCGAAGGTGCTCACGTTCGAGCTTTCGCACGATCTCTGCGAGACGGCGCGCGAGTTCATCGCCGAGGCCGGCCTTCAAGATCGCATCACGGTGCTCCAGGGCGCGGCGTTGCACGAGCTCGAGAAGCTCGAGGAGCCGATCGATCTCGCGTACATCGATTGCGTGAAAGAGGAGTATCCGCGCTACCTCGACCTGCTGGTCCCGCGCCTGGCACCCGACGGCGTCGTGGTGGCCGACAACGTGCTCTGGGGCGGTCATGTGGCGCGCTCCTCGGTGCCCGACGCGCAGCGCGCCCCGACGGAGGCGCTGCGTGCGTTCAACCTCGCGCTGGTGCAGCATCCGTCGCTTCGCGCGGTCATTCTGCCCTTGGGCGACGGCGTCGCGTACGCGGTGAAGCAGGGATGAGGGGTTAGGGGTTAGGGGAGCAACCGACGAGGTTCTTGCGGTACTCGGCGGGCGTTTGCCCCGTCCAGCGTTTGAAGACTTTGAAGAACGTGGTGGCGTCGCGGTAGCCGAGGCGAAAGGCGATCTCCGTGACCGTGAGCTGCTGATCGCTCAAGTAGGTGCAGGCCGATTCGCGCCGGGCGGCCTCGAGGAGGTCTTTGTACCGGACCCCTTCGTCCGAGAGCCTGCGCCGCAGGGTGCTCGGGGTGGTGGCCAGGCGGCGTGCGATGCGATCCATGGCCGGTGCGCCGCTGCGCAGTTCCTCGGAGACGACGCGGCGGACCTCGTCGCAGAGGCTCTCGCGGCGCAAGCCCGCGAGCATCGACTCGGCTTGCTGGCCGAGCAGATTCGCGAGCACGGGATCGGCGCTGTTGGGGCGGCGCTCGAGGAGCTCGGGGAACATGAGCAGCCCGTAATCGGGGGCGGAGAATCGAACGGGGGTGGCGAGCAGCTCTTCGTAGACGCGGGTGTCACGCGGTGCGGGCGTGCGCAGCCACACCTCCTTCGAGGGCAGCTTGGTGCCGAAGAGCATGCGGCTCGCACGCGAGACGATGCCCAGCACGTACTCGGTGACGATGCCGCGCACCGGCTCGGGCCAACTCATGTCCAGCCGCCAAAACGCATACGCGCCCGCCGGCTCGAGGCGAAAGGCGAACGAGTCGTCGATGAGCCGCGCGTAGCGGTTGGTCACCTCGATGGCATCGCGCACGGTGGCACTCGCGCGCGCGGCGTATTCGAGGATGGCGAATGTCTCGCCCTTCACGAACGACGAAAAGCGAAGGCCGAGCCCCGCCTCGTCCGTGCCCGCGCGAATCGAGAGATACATGGCCATCGCGCGCGCATGCGGAATGCGCGCATGGCCATTGCGCAGCTCCTCGATGCTGGTTTTGCCGCTGGCGAGGATGCGATCCGGATCGTGTCCGCGGGCGCGGAGGTAATCGATGACGGGCCAAAAGGCCGCCGCAGCGATGGTCGGTTCGCGCTCCTTTGCGACGGACATCACCGGAAAGAGTAACGCTGCCACTCGGCACTTTCACGGATTTGGTCGATTCCCCCTCAAAGGGAGGGCGCGGCTCACGACGCGATGCGTCGCGTACTCTCGACCACCGTCCGGTGGACCCGCAACCGCGCTCAAAAGATTGGCGCTTCCAACCAGGCCCCGTGTCTGCCGTCGAACGCGGGCGTCCGTTCGTTACAGCTTCTTTTTGGGAGCGAACACGGTGGGAAAGGGAGACGGGCCATGAAGAGACTTTTCCTCGGCGCGGGGCTGGCTGCGGCATTCATCGGGTGTTCGGCCGATGCGCCTCGAGAAGCGATCCACGAGCAGGACGCGATCGAGCTCGGCGCGCAGGCCGCCGATCCTCTGGTCGTGTCGACCTCCCGCGGGCAGGTTCGCGGCAAGATCGACAAGGGGGTTCCGGCCTTCCTGGGCATCCCCTTTGCGAAGCCGCCGGTGGGCGAGCGTCGTTTCCGTGCGCCGGAGCCGCTCGATCGAAACTGGGAGGGCGTGCGCGATGCGACGCACTACGGCAGCGCGTGCCTGCAGCTTCTGCCGCAGAAGTCGACCTTGGGCGGTGAGGATTGCCTCTACCTCAACGTGTTCACACCCCCCAATGCTGCTTCCGCCTCCGGGAACAAGAAGCGGGTCATGTTCTGGCTCTTCGGCGGCGGCTTCACCGCGGGCGCCGGCGATCAAGACCTCATCTTCAACGGCACCGGGAATCTGTACCACGGTGCAACCTTCGCGCTGGAGCAGGACACCGTCGTCGTCACGATGAACTACCGCGTGGGCGAGCTGGGATTCACGGCCCACCCCGCGTTGTCCGCCGAGGATCCGCACGGCTCCTCTGGCAACTACGGCATTTTGGATCAAATTGCCGCGCTGCAATGGGTGCACGACAACATTGCGAACTTCGGTGGCGATCCCAATCAGGTGACCATCTTCGGCGAGTCGGCGGGTGCGCTCAGCGTCGGGCTGCTTCTCGTGTCGCCGTTGGCCAGCGGCCTGTTCTCGGCGGCCATCATGGAGAGCGGCGGCATCGGCGTGGCTCCCCGCGAGCACCGCTACAACCAGGGGAAGGACGTGGTCACGCGCGAGCTCTGCGCGCGGGCGAAGGATGTCCCGGCTTGTCTGCGCTCACGTCCGGCGACGGACTTTTTGAATCCCATTGGCAATGGGCTGCTCCTCACCGACTTGTTCGTGAATTTGATTCACGAAGGCCACATGTGGTGGCTCTGGTACGGTCCAAACGTCGACAACTACGTCTTCACCGGTGATCCGTATACGACGATGCGCGAGGGACGGCACAACAAGGTGCCGCTCATCGTCGGGCACAATGCGCAGGAGGCGGCGCTCGTTCCGCTTTTGGGGACCGATCTCGCTTCGTACGAAATAGCGATTGGCGCCGTGGGCGGGCCTTTTGCGTCGGATATCAAAAAGATGTATCCGTATTTCAATCCATTTCCGAATGGCCGACAGGCGGTCATCGAGGCGGGGACGGACGTCATCTTCGCCTGCGACGAGCGGCGCGTGGCACGCAATGCGCTCAAAGGTGGAACGCCGGCCGTGTACCGCTACGTTTGGACCCACGGCTACCGTCCGCCGCACGTTCTCTCGACGCTCGAAGGCGCATTCCACGCCGCTGAATTCCCGTTCATCTGGAATACGACGGACGCGTTCCTCTATCCGCAAACATCGGTCGAGCAGCTTCTCGGCACGCGGGCACGTACGTATTGGACCCACCTCGTAGGCGGCAATCCCAACGTGGCGGGTTTGCCAGAGTGGCCGAAATACGATTTGAAAGACGAAAAGACCATCGTGCTCGATACCACCGTTTCGACGGTGAACAATCCGCGCGGTGCGAATTGCGACTACTTCGACAAGGCGCTCAATCAATACTAACTAAGTGAGGCGTGCGATGTTCGATGCGAATGCGATCGCCAAGAACCCGGCGACACCGCTCGCCCTGGGCAAGGACGGCTGCAAGACGTTGCCGGCGATGTTTCTCCAGCGCGTCTTGCGCACGCCGAAGCGGTTGGCCTGGAAGCGGAAGTCGGGCCAGCGTTGGATCGAGTCCAACTGGAGCGAGTTTTACGAATCCGCCGCCGCCGTCGCCACCTGGCTCATGGACGCGGGGCTCACGTTGGGCGACAAGATCACCATCGTCGGCAGCACCCGACCCGAATGGTGCATTGCCGACATGGGCGGGCTGCTTGCCGGTGCGGTGACGGTCGGCGCGTATCCGACGCTGTCCGTGCCGCAACTCGGGCACATTCTCGGGCACTCGGATAGCCGTTTCGTGTTCGTCGAGGATGCGGAGCAGCTCGAAAAGGTGCTCGCCTTGCTGCCAGACCTGCCCAACGTCGAGGCGGTGCTG encodes:
- a CDS encoding O-methyltransferase, with the protein product MKAAADAILRPEQAAYLEALEPPRDALLVKMEARAAERGYPVSDPEVASFLAVTAQARRPRLVVELGTNIGYGAIVLARAAGPEAKVLTFELSHDLCETAREFIAEAGLQDRITVLQGAALHELEKLEEPIDLAYIDCVKEEYPRYLDLLVPRLAPDGVVVADNVLWGGHVARSSVPDAQRAPTEALRAFNLALVQHPSLRAVILPLGDGVAYAVKQG
- a CDS encoding TIGR04563 family protein yields the protein MGIGDKDPSGSVRNVESKTDKRKQSLYFPESMLQEIKEEAARLDRSLSWVVQRAWKISRLEIKKLPSVNDVEGGDDDDTDE
- the greB gene encoding transcription elongation factor GreB; translated protein: MADPNYITKEGAKRLQDELGYLRSQERPKVVQEVADAAAQGDRSENAEYIYGKKRLREIDRRMRFLTKRLEAVQVVTEPASTDRIFFGATVEVEDEEGVRASYRIVGEDEIDLKRGHISWRSPIGRALLKKEEGDVVTLRRPNGEIELTIVSVRYL
- a CDS encoding group 1 truncated hemoglobin, whose translation is MRNRSLVAPHVTAKRVFLAALITSATLGSFALLGAGCGGKKPPKPAEPALIDTSADAGFDAEPEDAGPPAPKSLFERLGGKDGIDKLVESLVQNVTADGKLKKSFSKVKGEKLNNFKTSLSEQICEISGGPCKYQGKDMKSAHESISINDAQWDAFVQDFSAALDENKIEENEKNELMALFAPLRADIVGPKKKK
- a CDS encoding AraC family transcriptional regulator ligand-binding domain-containing protein, with product MSVAKEREPTIAAAAFWPVIDYLRARGHDPDRILASGKTSIEELRNGHARIPHARAMAMYLSIRAGTDEAGLGLRFSSFVKGETFAILEYAARASATVRDAIEVTNRYARLIDDSFAFRLEPAGAYAFWRLDMSWPEPVRGIVTEYVLGIVSRASRMLFGTKLPSKEVWLRTPAPRDTRVYEELLATPVRFSAPDYGLLMFPELLERRPNSADPVLANLLGQQAESMLAGLRRESLCDEVRRVVSEELRSGAPAMDRIARRLATTPSTLRRRLSDEGVRYKDLLEAARRESACTYLSDQQLTVTEIAFRLGYRDATTFFKVFKRWTGQTPAEYRKNLVGCSPNP
- a CDS encoding carboxylesterase family protein, translated to MKRLFLGAGLAAAFIGCSADAPREAIHEQDAIELGAQAADPLVVSTSRGQVRGKIDKGVPAFLGIPFAKPPVGERRFRAPEPLDRNWEGVRDATHYGSACLQLLPQKSTLGGEDCLYLNVFTPPNAASASGNKKRVMFWLFGGGFTAGAGDQDLIFNGTGNLYHGATFALEQDTVVVTMNYRVGELGFTAHPALSAEDPHGSSGNYGILDQIAALQWVHDNIANFGGDPNQVTIFGESAGALSVGLLLVSPLASGLFSAAIMESGGIGVAPREHRYNQGKDVVTRELCARAKDVPACLRSRPATDFLNPIGNGLLLTDLFVNLIHEGHMWWLWYGPNVDNYVFTGDPYTTMREGRHNKVPLIVGHNAQEAALVPLLGTDLASYEIAIGAVGGPFASDIKKMYPYFNPFPNGRQAVIEAGTDVIFACDERRVARNALKGGTPAVYRYVWTHGYRPPHVLSTLEGAFHAAEFPFIWNTTDAFLYPQTSVEQLLGTRARTYWTHLVGGNPNVAGLPEWPKYDLKDEKTIVLDTTVSTVNNPRGANCDYFDKALNQY
- a CDS encoding S41 family peptidase; this translates as MNEANLGDRSQGSVESSELEVGNPGENRRKRHRSAILRGVAMGALAFAGGLVGTVFVSPLLANATPQAENPYAATLQLGRVLVQVENNYVEPVERTKLVNGAIAGMVEQLDPHSSYLPPQEFTAFQDDTEGKFGGVGIEVDVRSDAITVLAPIEGTPAERAGIRSGDRIIGIDGEQVLSSSLDTMIKRMRGKPGTHIKFTVRREGVKESLSFDLVREVIHVSSVTSRVLDGNIGYVRIKQFQDRTHEELLRAAAQLRTRLGEATRSVNGKPAPAASLAGVLLDLRSNPGGLVDEAAEVADEFLSSGGIYTTRHRGQTIDDVRARGGGAFSEVPIVVLVNEWSASASELVAGALQDNRRATVVGANTFGKGSVQSIIELPGGAGLRLTTARYYTPGGRSIQAEGIHPDVLLGAKSSDPNALRAVHERDLEGHLAGETRKTTTTVANAPAARMAPDGGTLEPIETRDIPSDPTKSKDFVLRTGYEVLRDKLAGKVPPPPHK